Genomic segment of Sphingopyxis lindanitolerans:
GGGGTGCGCGGGCTGTCGGCGACGTGGAAGGCGAACGATATCGGCCGCCGGCTGATGGACGCGCTCGCCCATGCCGAGCCGCTGGCGAAGGACGATATGCCCGATCGCGCGCCGCGCGGGCCGGGGCTCGGCAAGGAAGGCGCGCTGGTCGCCGACCTGCTCAAGCTGCTGCTCAAGATCCGCGCGCGCGAACTCAATGTCGCGGCGCGGCTGATCGCGCGGAGCGACGATCTCGAAGCGCTCGCCGCGGGCGCGCGCGAAGGCATCGCGATGATGCAGGGTTGGCGCTACGATGTGTTCGGCAACGCCGCGCTCGACCTGGTCGAGGGGCGGATGGGCTTTGCGGTCAAGAACGGCAAATTGTTGATGAGCGAAATCGACGCCGCGACGGCAAGCGAAGTCTGAACGAAAGATCGTGTGCCCCCGCGAAGGCGGGGGCCCATCACCGGACGGTCCTATTTCGAGCCGGCAGGAGATGGGTCCCCGCCTTCGCGGGGACGCACGTCTCTTTTCATTCTCAGAGCAGCACCAATTCCGGCTTAGCATCGAGCGCCTGCGCGAGGATGCGCAGGCGGCGTTCGACCGATTCGCCCGCCAGATGATGCCAGCCGGCGTCGAGGCAGAGCCGCAGCTTGCCATCGACGAGCGTAACAGCGCTGGCCTTCAGCGGTGCCTCGACGCCGCCGGTCAGCCGCTGGGCGAGACGGATCGCCAGACCCCATTGCCGCGCCCGCGCCAGTCGCTCGTCGCTGACCAGCCGGCCCATCGCGGGAAAGTCGGAATCGGCGCCGCCAAACCCCGCATACAGCGCGCGCGCCAGCAATATGCGCCCCTGGATGTCGATGCTGCGCCAATTGCCGTGCAGGCCGATCTCGGTGCCGCGTTCGGCGCGGAAATCGGGGTTCGCCGACCAGGCGACATCGCTGAGCAAGCTCGCGGCGAGGCGGACGCGGCTGTCTTCGGTCGCCTCCCCGGCAAAGAGCGGCGCGATCCAGCCGGCGACCGCGCGGCCGTGCGGCGCGAACCGCGCCAGTCGGCGCCCCTCGAAATCGGCCGCGACAATCAGCGGGTCCTGCGCGCGCGTTTCGGCATCGAGCGCCTGAAACAGCAGGCCTTCGCGCAGCCCCGACGAGGATACCGTCATCTCGGGCACGTCGAGAATGTTGACGAGCGCGGCGAGCAAGGCGGCGGCGTCGGGCAGGGTCGCGGCGCGGTTCGCCGCCATGCCGGGGATCGCGCGCAATTCCTCGAAGCTCAGCCGCTTCGTCGCGCGGAGCAGACGGCGGAGCGCGCTGCGCGGTAGCCGGTGCTGGTCGAGCACCGCGAGCGGATCTTTCGTCAGTTCAAGATCGAGGCGCGACAGCGCGCGCCACGAGCCGCCGACTAGATAGAGCGGTAGCCCCGAAAGTCCGCCGTTCGGCCAGCCCGCGCTCTTCAGCATCTTGCGGATCGCGCGCTCGAACGCCTGCTCGCCGTCCTCGCGAAGCGCGGGCAAGCGCAGCACGCCGAGCGGGAAGGAGGCGCGGCGCCCGACCACACCGTCCGCGACCTCGGCAAGTTCAAGGCTGCCGCCACCCAGATCGACCGCGATCCCGCGCGCATCGGGAATCGCCGACAGCACGCCATGTCCCGCCGCCTCGGCCTCTTCCTCGCCCGACAGGAGCCGGATATCGAGCCCCGCCTCGGCGGCGGCGGCAATGAAGGCCGGACCGTTGGCGGCGTCGCGCACCGCCGCGGTCGCGACGCATTGCAGATCGGTCACCGCCATGTGCCGGGCGAGCAGCGCGTAGCGGCGCAGCGCGACGAGGCCGCGCGTCGCGTCCTCGGGCGCGATCCGGCCGTCGATCGCCAGCCCGCGGCCAAGCCCCGCCGCGACCTTTTCATTGAAAATCACCGCCGGCGCACGCGCCGGGCCTTCATAGACGACGATGCGGACCGAGTTGGATCCGATATCGATCACCGCCGAGCGGCGCACGCCGTTTTCCGGGGGGCGGGAAAGGCCCAAAACCTATCGATCCTCACGCATGGGAAAGTCGAGCGTGGGGACGTCGTGGCGCTTGTGCAGCGCAGTGCCGCGACCCGACAGCGACGGATTGTTCATGAAATAATGATGCAGGTTGAATGGCTTGTCACCCGGGAGCAGTCGGCGATAGGTGCCGTCGGGCCGCAGCACCCAGCTTTGTTCATTGTCGATCAAATTGGCGACCAGCACCTGGTCGAGAATCTGGTCATGGACGGTCGGGTTCTCGATCGGGATCATATATTCGACCCGGCGGTCGAAGTTGCGCGGCATCCAGTCGGCGCTGGAGATATAGAGCTTGGTGCCGCTATGCGGCAGGTAGGCGCCATTGGCGAAGGCCCAGATGCGGCTATGTTCCAGAAAGCGTCCGACGACCGACTTCACGCGGATCGTCTCCGACAGACCGGGGACGCCGGGGCGCAGGCAGCAGATGCCGCGCACGATCAGGTCGATCGGCACCCCCGCCGCG
This window contains:
- a CDS encoding Ppx/GppA family phosphatase gives rise to the protein MRRSAVIDIGSNSVRIVVYEGPARAPAVIFNEKVAAGLGRGLAIDGRIAPEDATRGLVALRRYALLARHMAVTDLQCVATAAVRDAANGPAFIAAAAEAGLDIRLLSGEEEAEAAGHGVLSAIPDARGIAVDLGGGSLELAEVADGVVGRRASFPLGVLRLPALREDGEQAFERAIRKMLKSAGWPNGGLSGLPLYLVGGSWRALSRLDLELTKDPLAVLDQHRLPRSALRRLLRATKRLSFEELRAIPGMAANRAATLPDAAALLAALVNILDVPEMTVSSSGLREGLLFQALDAETRAQDPLIVAADFEGRRLARFAPHGRAVAGWIAPLFAGEATEDSRVRLAASLLSDVAWSANPDFRAERGTEIGLHGNWRSIDIQGRILLARALYAGFGGADSDFPAMGRLVSDERLARARQWGLAIRLAQRLTGGVEAPLKASAVTLVDGKLRLCLDAGWHHLAGESVERRLRILAQALDAKPELVLL